A window of Daucus carota subsp. sativus chromosome 2, DH1 v3.0, whole genome shotgun sequence genomic DNA:
TGTAGACTTCCTTGCTAATTGAATACAACAGTATCTTCTTTGCCCATTCAGGGGGATTTTTCTCCAAGGCTTCATGTACCAACCTTCTAATTCTAGCTCCTACATTAGTAGGTAGCTTTCTTACGGGCTCTAGCACTCGTGCCCAATCAGGGACTTCACTGTCATTGTCTGCGACGATTTTCAAAGCATCTGATGCATCAGATTCATTCTGGTCTATGCTAAGAACATCATCTTTACTTTTCAATGAGCCATAAACTTTCTTGGAAGCCTCTGCAAGAAGCTGATAATCGCATATATTAGAGTACCCTTGTtcaaaaaacatatttcatagtAGCCCCCGGAATGtgcaaaaaaatgtaaaaaaattggGCACAGCTGATGATATATTAAGCAACACAGTACATATAGCATGCTAATTACTTGTACTGCCACTTATGAAAATATTGCCAAAAATGATTTCTCAACCATTAATTGTCGCCTAGTCCAATATAAAACTTAATATAAGTAATGCAGAATATTCTATGCACTAGCTTTAACAATTCAATTAATgtttatgattataattttcaataaaaggCAAATAAATATCAACAAGATAAGCAGGAAATAATATCATATGTTTCAGCAAGAAAATGAGACTTTGATCTTACAAGTGCATCTGCCTCCATTGCAGCAACTCCAGTAAGAGATCCACAAAGGGGGCCACCATCACCTTGTAAGCAGTGGAAAACCCTCCCACTCTCTCTGGAAATGATCTCCGTACAATCAAGGTTTCCCTCCATGGACAATACAGCCAGAACGTATCTTCTAGCCAACTCTGGCCAGGTTAGGTCATTAATTGGGAGCGCGTCGATTTTTGCCTTCTTTGCAATATTCGAGTTCTCTGAATCTTTCTTCTTACCTCGTTTTGACTTGAATTCTCCAGTATCAAAATTAGGATCCACATGTGGTGCAACCTTGATGAGCAATTCACTTATTAACGTGCTCAGCAGTGAGGTATGAGCGTTGGTCAATATAACACCAGTACAATTACCATGAGTTCCCATACATGCTAAAAACTTCTCAGCTACTACTGGAAAGTAGTTGCTGCAGGATGACTTGGCATGATTATTTATCATGTGGTTTCTGTAGGAATTGGCATCTACAACATCTTGTGTTCCATTTGCTAGCTTCTGTGGAGGGGGAGGATTGTCTAACCATGGATTAATAAGTTCGCACTCAAGTTCCTGGAGGGAGAAGGGTTTTTCAAGTCCTAAAACATCTGAGAAACGTCTAGAAAATTCCCAAACCTAAACATCAGTAAAAACTATAATGAGCATGTATAATGAGTGGGTTAGTAAGTAGACATTAAGGAAGAATATATGTCAACAAACCTGGAGAACATCACCAATTAACTTTACAGGAAGCTTAGAGCAAAAAGGCTTTCCCAAAGGACGACGAGCTCTTATTTCAAAGTCTTCGATTGCCTTCTTTTTACGTGCTTCACAAGTTTTGATGAAAGTAGTTGACTTTTTCTTGACAGGTGCATCAGACATCCTCTTAGCAACAAGAAATCCAGTTCCAACTGTTTGCAAGATTGATTTTGGACTTCTTTTATCTAGAAATATATATCCTGGACAATTACGAACCTCAGGTAACTGTTCCAGTAGTTCTTGAACAAATTCAAGATCTAATCCAAATCTATCCTGTTGTAACCACTTCTTCAGCATCTCAGAAGAAGCATTAAAATCTTCAATGCTCTCAAAAGAGTGTGGGATGTTAACAGGGCCACAAGAACGAGAAAACTTGGAAAGCAAATCTGCATTTTTAATTGCTTTAAAATAACTTCTATCCACATTATGCCCACACCAAAATTGCAGAACACCTGTTTTCTTAAAAGCCTCGCGGCAAGCAGTAAGAAAAGTTGAGGCAACCTTTTCCCATacagatgatgatgattttccttCCACCATAAACTTTCCAATACAATCCCCTGGCCCGGCGCAATAAGAAGTTTCATTGCGAGATCTCTGGGGATGCCAGTCAGAAGATGTTTTGCGATTCACTTCTTGACAACTAGGGTCCTTAAAAGCAGGGGTGCCTGACAAGAGATTGTCATCCAGACACGGAGGGGCATGTTCGGTTAATAGCATTTGCATACTTGTGTATTCTTCATCATTAGCCTCGCTGATAGAATTATCACTCTCGCTTCGCTTACAAACAACTGTTGAACAACTAGGGATGTACTGCTCAGTGCATGGATATCTTTGCACCTTGAAAAGTGGGCCATCATCACCACCTTCCAAAACATCAGAGACAAAAACAGATCCAGTAATTTGGTCATGCCAGCAAGACTTATAACCCACCGGCCATATGTGGCCAGAATCATGATATGAATTCCGTTGATCAACCTTGCCTGCATGAATTATATACAAGTCTTCAAACTGAACCGGGAATCCTTCCTGCTTTGCcgagaaaaaatataaaaaatatatcagtaTATAGCATGTAGAATGGGAATCCTATATTATTTTCTTGCATTCATACAGAGTCAAGTTTAAAATTATGTCAGGGGCAGTATTGCAGGACCAAAGATTGATACATGACCAGCATAACTTACACAAAACTTTTGATGTTCAGGGTCGTCGATCTTAATTTTGTCGAGTTGCGGTGATCTTATGCTTTGAGTTAATCTTCTAACATCAGCATTTATGATCTCAGCACTTAGGGAGGACTTCTCACCAAGAAATTCCTGCTGAATATTTTTAGCCGCTCTACTAGTATCAACCCCCAAAAAAACTTTTGACTCTTTTCCTTTGTGGCCTTTTTCTGATAGGGTAACTCCATCACCTCTGCTGTCAGCTTCTAATGCATGTGCATTAGGTATGAGCCCAAGATAGATAGCAACAGCCGACACGGATTCAAACCTTCTTCCACCTGGGGCAAAGTATATTGGAAGAGTTTTGCATCTGACTGGGTAATAGTAAAATTCCACATACCAACCATCTCCCAATACACCCTTTTTTCCTAAGACAAAATCTTTAAGATCTTGTAAATAGATCTCTTTTGCTCTATCAGAGGCAGGAGTCAATACTGGCCTTTCATGGTGACTAGTTTCAAGTATCGCATCAGGCTTGAATCTTGTATCTGCATTCCCTGGCATTCTGTTATGGTTTAATCTGTGATGGAGTGGAGCTTCATACATTGACATAGCATCATCAGTCGCACATTGAGAAGgcttttgaaaatatattccaCTTCCCATGTGAAGCGACTGTAAGTATGAAGCTGGAGTATTAAATGAATGGCCGGAAACTGTGTGATGGGGAACTGAGGTATCACACGAAGCCTGCATCCTGCAACCATAAGAGATGAGGCATTTAAATATTGCAAGATCATCAAATTCaaacaattaaataataaataaaaggaACGGTGATCCATAGATGGCAAGACCGATAAATCAGATCATTATACAGGTTTCATTCAGTTGGCTTACTTGTAATTAATACTGGTACCACTGACAACCCAATAAGAGCATAAATTCATTAACTACACATAAAACGAACATCGAGGATTCCAAATCTTATATCCTTAGGTTGATTTTTTTTCCACCTTTTGAAGATCATGTTTTCTATACATATTATCCGATCTAGTGTTTAACTAAGGCAGAAATGCACCAAGGCGCAAGACAAGACTAGAGCTTAGGAGCAAGATActaagaagaaaaaaataatattattaatgagattgTTTATACAAGAagcatatacatacaaataaattttatctACTCTTCTGATATAAGATTTATAAGCTTTTTCTTagttatacagaaaaagaatcGCGCATGGCGCGCCAACTTAACACTGCTTCAATCTATAATGTATTGACAGTACAGATTATTAAGAACTGTTAAAGTTTGAACGTAGCTTCACAAGAATAATAACTTGTAGCGaagtaaattttaaacaaatggcAGAAAGAGGGGCTAGTATCTATAGTTCTCTGGACTTCAATGGAATCCTTGGAGCAAATTTGAAGACAATGGAGAAAACATGTGTGCTGATACTCACTTGGTCACttgatgatttaaatttattttcccttccatatatactattaattatttaaacaatGATCTTTACATTTAATACACATAAGTTCCTTCCAAACAGGGGCCAGAATCTAgattacaaacccaaattcAGTGTATCAAAACAAGTttctatcatttttttaaattccaACAACAAATATACATGCCTTTTGATTTCTTATTGCTGGTGACATGTTTCTAGACTATTAAAGTAAGAAGAAGGGTGTCTGTCAACCATGAGAATTTCTAGCTTCTAACTGAATGGAAATTTCAAGCAATTAGTGGCAAGTATCCTGGTATCATGGTTCCTACTTAAATTCTCTCCTGTTCATAGTCGGTTGTTCAAATATTTGCATAAATCGAAAGTTTCAGTCAGTTCCACACTAAACTGGTTGCAATTGATATGTAATTGATTAACAAAATTGACAGTATGCAATGTATGCCTTAAAAAGCATTTAATTAAACTAGAACAGAAACATTAACAGATCAGTACGCGATGCGCATACTCATAACAGAGATTTTACTTTCAAGTGTCAACACACTAAGAACACTGGCCCATAATGTGCATTTGATTAACAAAATCGGAAAACATTAACTGAAAAGAACGCAATGCGCGCCCAGTATAGAAGCATTAACCAACTGGTACGCAATGCGCGcactcaatataatttttttccttgtGCTGATTCAAAAACACAGTTTTTACTCTCAACACGCGAAGAACACGCGCCCTTAATGTGCATTTAGTTAGCAAAATTGACATATATCAACTGACCAGTATGCAATGCACACACactttaatttacaaaaataaaagcaTTAACTGATCAGTACACCATAAACTCAATTCAACACATACATCACTTAAAATGAGCTTGATTAAGTTCCAACACAAACAGTCAAAAGAAATGCAAACACAATCAAAATTACATACAAAGAATCGCATACTACCTTTGATCATATTGCTCCGGTTGGCGATGGATCCCCAAACTGGCCCCACCGTAACTAACTCCCAGAAACTGCACTTCCTCTTCATCAGGAGGCGGAGGCGCATTCATATCCAACAGCCTCTCAGCACCGCCAGCTCCCGCCTTCTCGGCATTAGAACTACTACCACTGCCGCTACCGCCAGCACCATTCCCCGCAAACAAACACCCGAAACACTTCCAATCATCAACCTTGTGCTTCGTCCCCATACATTTCATATGAAAACATTTCCCACACCTAACGCACGCCTGCATTTCCCCTTCCACTTCGCCAGCAGCCTTCCGGCACGAGCCGCACACTCTCCCGCCGCCTCCGCCTCCGTTCTTCTCCACCGGCGACGCCGCGGGCGGCGGAGACTCGTTAAGATCGAAGACGAAAACTGATTTACCACGCTCCATTCTCACTCAATTTAACTCACAGCATTACAAACATACAACACCACAGTTTTTTCTATgtatacataaaataaataaacgaaAATAAAGTTGTTATACAAAAATTTGAGATCTTTGAGGTAAATTAAGAGATGAATTGAAGTGAATTGGGGGAGAGAATGAGAAACAGCAGATTGCTCGATATCACCGACTGTGTTCGATgagatatacatacatacagtGATGtacgtatatatatacacatgaaaTTTATCTGTATAGGTGGGGGTTTTAGAAATGTAACGTATGTTTGAGAATGGACAAATTTGAGTTGAAAAAGTTGAAACAAACTAGTTTGGCCTGAAGCTGGAGGAGACCGGGGTTTGGTTACTCGTCTCGGGAGCTGTGAAACTAGTGAAATCACTCAAATACCCTTGTTTTTTTGCTTTGGATAATGTAATTAGTTTATGTTGTGTGATTAATCTGCATCCTCGACTAATCACACACTCAATatattattctcatttttattACATGAGAGTAGTATGCAttccaaaatattaaattttaaatattgatcTAATGTTTCAAAGTAATAGTTTGTCTTAACTAGTTTTGACATTAATACTGGTGTTATGAGTTAATGTTGTGTAATTAATATGTATCCCCAACTAGTTACATATTCAATACTATTAAATTTTGGATACTATTTTTATATTGaggataattataaaaaataatgagtTTTTCTTATTTATCTCGACGAAATTTTGAAGTTAAAGTTGATGTAATGGTTGTGTGATTAATGTGCATTCCCAACCAattacatatatgatattaaattttgattcttACTTCCATATCTCAAAATAATAGTACTCCCTCTATTACCCTCCTTTATTTACGAtactttttgacacgtttttCCACGCTCAtctaaagtatagtttcataatatattttttaaaattttttgttttgtataaaagtttgatatttaaacttttattcaaaaaaaaatttgaaaaaagattatgaaactatactttataagagtctcaaaatgcgtgcaaacagtgaacgtaaactacTTAGAGGGATGGAAGGAGTAGTAGTTTATCTCGACTAAATTTTGACATTAAGATTAATGCAATTGATCGATAGTGTGTGGTTAATGAGCATCCCAACTAATTACACacttgatattatattttggatttgatCGATAGTGTGTAGTTAATGAGTATCCCAACTAATTACACacttcatattaaattttagattttactCTCGTGTCGCAAAATAATAATCTCTTTTATCTATCTTGTTAAAAATTGGCGTTAGAATTAGTGTATAAATTAATGTGTGTGATTAATGTGCATCCCCAACTAATTAACACTCAATGTTAAATTTTGGATACTACTCTCCTTCAAGTAATGAGTAATGCTACGTACctcacaatctgctttcaattttttttcccaatattttttacatgataAAGAAATGACACATTTTAATTGGGTGATTTATATGCATATACAGGGTTTCGTCTGAGTGGAGCATTtcactaaaataatatttcctctattttcaaataaaataacgTTTTATTTTTAGACAAACATCTTAATATGCTGACCTCGAATTTATATCTGAGGAgatatcatatttatattttattttttaaatttaatattacgtGTTCTAGTGGGTGCTTGGATActattgaaaattgaatatataaactattaaagatattatattatatttataaaattcattgtTGTACATTCCAATTTCTTTATGCGTTTGTTTGTTCACTGGAAGCGGCTTCTTGCTTCCGCTTCTGCTTTCTGGTTCTTTTCCAAACATCTTatcaacttatttatttttaacttttaattcacttcttcactttaactaagaagtcacttcttttaaactccTCGGACAACCCTACACCTATATCTGTGTGGACAAACCGATGCATAtatctattaatatttttaaaatttcatcagGATACATTTATatcttagaattttattatttaaaataatctataatattaattctGCGTTTTTGAAATCAATTGTGAATTGTTGATTTTCATAAACAACATGAACTGCAAAATGAAATGGTGTAATGGATAATTGGTGGGGTACTAAGGAATTTAGCAATTAAAAGGAAATATATCAAGGGGCAAAAACGTCAATTGGATAGGGTGTTGTCGGAGGAATAACCTCAACGCATACAAGAGGCGTGTATTGTGTACTGAACAGAAGTGATATTCGTATTCCCAAAGTGTGATTATCTCGTGAACGAAAGCCGAAGTACTCTACAAACATATCTCGTCTTTTAATTACATCACTAGTGTGTTTATTCTATTTTGTACTGCTTGCTTTCTATCGATCTTTATCTATTTGTTACACCTTGTATCGCAtgcattttattttcaaatttgtattactttttcaattttagtaaaatatttcGAAATAAAATATGCCATTTCACTGGAAATGtttctataattatatttatttaaaactatttaatCTTGTGAAAACTGGGTCTCAATGCCCACAAAGAGTTCTCCGATtagaataatttaatatataaaatagttatCACAACTCTGCGAATATAAAATTTAGCcgcttataaaaaaaaagatttagccaCTATACTTACCAAAAAAATCCCAAATTTATTATCGCATTTTATCCCTCAACAACCTTTTCTCATCTTTGttctcaaatttgaaattttattaactttatattataaacacgGGTGATAAAGCTGATTAAATTATACACTAacgatattttattttatttatttatttgtatgttCATTTGTTATAATGATCCAAGTAGTTCTAAACGGAACACAACTTTTCATTTTTCTCATCCATGCCTAGGTCCAAATTTGTGTTTGAAAATTTAGTATATTTATTTCGGATATTTTTGTGTGCACACCCActtttcataacttttttttttttggcatttTTCTCATCCAGACCTAGTAGCCCACAATTATCTTTGagaatttgatatatttatttcgGATCTTCTAATGTGTACATAACCCTTCTTTATTTGagtgatagatttttttttttggattccgTCCTCAATTAAATTTCTTCTAAATAATAGTGGTTTGTAGTGTATCCATAAACACATATTAGTAATatcctttgattttattttttattttaaggataTACGTATGGTTCGGTTTCTTTTTTGGGTACATTTTCAAACTCATCAAAAATAGTTATTggtctctaattttttttggatttcacgAAATTTTTACTCCGTTATCTTTCGTTTAACCACTTCAtcaatttttgtttctttttttttaatactttatatatttttataactcCAATATCTGAATCATATGTACTCCCTTCGTCATAgtcaattctttacgtttggtttagACACGgaagttaagaaatatatatataaaatagtgaaaaagagaaaacaAAGGGGTGAATTGGTGAGACTCATTGAACTTTAATGTTAGAGTGACAGTtcagtaaaagtagtgtgaaaaaataaaaaaaaatatgtgaaatgGTGGAATTATTActgtttttaataaattttgaaatgttaaGAGTGAGACATCGTTTTAAAAACCATAAGAAAATGACAGAGACAAATGAAGTATAAACAAAAGGACTGGACGGATGTATTATTAAACGGGCAGCATGTACTCGAATATTTGAGAAGAATTGCATCGCGATTCGCGACCCAAGCATCCaagaaacaaaactagtctgcaGCCTACAGGAGATAACAAGGTAGGAATAGCACATCTCATGACTTTCTTACTTTCTTACTTTGACAGGGACAGGTGTCATCAGCCTCAACAGATATATTGCGTCAATTTGATAAACATCAACTATACACATGAATCGGGTCTAAAAAAGTCGCTCATATTGCGTCATGAAATTTGTTACGAATATGATAACAGTATTAATGGTTACCATTGGACTGGGCTACAATTTGAAATTTCAACCCAAATGATTACATGGGCCGGTTGGGGTCATGATATATTGATATTCGTAAAAAATTATCAGCTTATTCCCTTTAGGGGATTAATTTTTCTTGAATGTGCaggtataaataaataaataaatatataaataggtAAATATTCTCAACATGGCTGACAAACTCGTCAACGCTGATGCCTTCGGTTTATTTGTACTTTGGTGTAATTTTTTCccgaccaaacacaacataacaaTTCTCCGGCAGTTGTTCTTAACGGGTACAGTCAGTTTTCGAGAGCAAGGAAATTTCTTTATTCAGATACAGTCAATGTTATAAAGCGAAAAAACAAGTACTGACAAAAGTCCTTATTCCTTTAATTTCGTGTCACTTGTTTTCAACTAAAAGATACAGCCATTCCTTACTAAGGCACGTCATAAACCAGAAGAGTTTCATCGTCACCATCAGGCATCAACACGAAGGCAGGGCCGGTTTTTGAGGCGTGCAAGGTGGGCTGACGGCACAGGGCCCCAAAACTATAGGGGCCTCAAAATTTAGAAAtcaatgttttatttaataaaattaaatttcgaaaatgaaattgaaaattaaaaattatatatttattttaattatgtttatttatagataaataattacataatctaatagattagtttattatgtttatttgcattttaaatcttttatgttgtatctttactttttatataataatttctcttttattaaatgttttcataatgtttttacatatgatattttttcatatgtactataaatttcattcttttcaatgacatatagatatatctcatataaattcatattaattttgtttaaaatattaaaattattattatttaataacattatttatcttattttaagtgatatgttttaattttataaaaaaataatatttttattatttatttatttttataatatacatattttttattattatttgaggcCTAATTCATATTATAGCACAGAGCCCCAAAATTCTTCCAGACGGCCCTGCACGAAGGATACATCGCAAGCCCTTCTCCTTGCCTACAACCATGCAGGATTCTTTACCGGCATAACCACAGCCTTAACTTGCAAGTAGTTATTCAAACCATAAACACCCTTTTCTCTGCCAAGACCACTCATTTTATATCCACCGAAAGGTATTGCAGCGTCAAATGTATCATAACAGTTGATCCAAACTGTTCCAGCTCTCAATGCACGCATCATTGTGTTGGCAGTCTCAAGGCTCCGCGTAAACACTCCTGCAGCAAGTCCATATCGAGTGGCGTTCGCCCTTTCTATCACTTCATCCAAAGTCCTACACACAGATCACATTGTTTAACAAATGTAGTCACACATACAAAATATTGATATCTTGTCAATGCATGGTGATGTTTTATTACGCTCACTTGAATTTTAGTATGCTCTGAACTGGACCGAAGATCTCATCTTGTGCAATCATCATATCATCCTGATATACATCAACAAGTAAAGATAAAGAGTTTGTCTGTTTTACTTATTTTACAGTGAAATCTTTACAAATATGCTCTAAAAGAAATTACCTGAACGTTAGAGAATACGGTAGGCTTAAGATAGAATCCCTTCTCGCCAATTTTATCACCACCAGTTTCAAGCTTAGCTCCACAATCAATTCCAGATCTTATATAATACAGGATCTTTTCGTATTGAGCAGAGTCAATCTGGTATAACAGAAACAGCAGTATCTCAGGAACAATTCAAGCAGTTTAATATGATACATATAGTAATTTGAGAACACAATGAGTTTAATTACTCAGTAAAACCTTTTCCTAGGATATTTTTACAACACTTTCACCTAAAAAAAAAAGTGCCACGTGATCTCATTTCTTCCACCTACTATCCACATTGTTTCCGTCTCCAAGGAGTTTTTTTGACTGTTCTGGCTTTGTTCCTGGCTTCATGCCAGGTTTTCCAGCCAAATTGACCACATTGGGGAAGGGGTTGATGTTTCGATAAACAATGTCAAGGGTCTAATTGGATATCTGAAAACCGGtcaaaatattgttttagcAGAAAATTGTTCATGTTTGTGCCTTACATGTAATACGCTCAATGACCATTCTGACAGCCATGTTCAGGACTGGACACGTTTTATTAAACCTTAAAAGGCAGAAAATGCAGATAATGTACCTAAAAGTTGATTAAATAACCGGAAAAATTATTATATGGATTTTCAAATCCTTTTTCCGAATCGCAGGACTTCCAGCCGAGTTTAGTGATGTTAGGGAGAAGGCTGAAGATACAATTGAATAGGAAAAGACAAAGACAGAAGTAATTAGTAGGGGTAAAATGTACACAACATAGGCTAGGCAAAATTGCAGTTTTAGgatttaatatgttcatgcttGCAACTTAAAATTTCCAATGTaaactttattaaattaaaaggtTGATGAATATCCACAGACTTGGTGTGAAACTAGTTATTCTTTCCCCTTTACTGTAGATAAACAAATGGAACAGCATTACCTGAGGACCTTGTTCAGTTCCATCCCTAAATGGATCACCAACAACACGATTTTGTGCACGAGCTTTTGCTTTCTCTACGAATTCATCATATACCCGCTCGTGAACATATGTACGGGAGCCTGCACAACAGCATTGCCCCTGCAGATTTTATGGATTTGTTCAACTGTAACTGTTGTCATTCATGACTTAGGAGGCACCAGTCACCACAATAGACTAACGAGCTACCAAATGACCTACCATGTTAAAGAAGAGAGCTTCGTGGGCTAGTTCAACCGCTTCATCAATGTTTGCATCCTCACATACAATAAAAGGGGACTTCCCTCCAAGTTCTAAAGTCACCGCCTTTAAATTGCTATCAGCTGATGCAGCAAGTACTTTCTTGCCAGTTTCAGTCGATCCGGTAAAAGCAAGCTGCAAGCAGAGTTCTATAAGTGTTTAAAGGTGTTGTAAGAGCTGATCCAGGGCAAAGAAGATCATATAGAGAAAAGTAAAACAATCACAGGACCATTCAGAAGCTTTATCAACTATCTCTCGTTCTATGTATTGAGGTTTTCTTGCAGAGATTAGTGCAGTTACTTGGTCAAATGCATGAGGAGTCACCAGTAATGAGTTAAACTTGACTTTCTTAGCGATTGCACAAGAATCTTATTCTTAATACTGCATAAAAAAACATTCATAAATTTGCCAAGATGATGTCTATTGAAATTCAGGTTACCTTGTCCACATCCATATGGAGGCATAAAGCAGCACCAGCACCATTCCCATGCCCAGAAACAATGTTCAAAACTCCTGGGGGAAGGCCAGCCTGTAACAAATATAGTGAGATTAT
This region includes:
- the LOC108209083 gene encoding methyl-CpG-binding domain-containing protein 9 isoform X1, giving the protein MERGKSVFVFDLNESPPPAASPVEKNGGGGGGRVCGSCRKAAGEVEGEMQACVRCGKCFHMKCMGTKHKVDDWKCFGCLFAGNGAGGSGSGSSSNAEKAGAGGAERLLDMNAPPPPDEEEVQFLGVSYGGASLGIHRQPEQYDQRMQASCDTSVPHHTVSGHSFNTPASYLQSLHMGSGIYFQKPSQCATDDAMSMYEAPLHHRLNHNRMPGNADTRFKPDAILETSHHERPVLTPASDRAKEIYLQDLKDFVLGKKGVLGDGWYVEFYYYPVRCKTLPIYFAPGGRRFESVSAVAIYLGLIPNAHALEADSRGDGVTLSEKGHKGKESKVFLGVDTSRAAKNIQQEFLGEKSSLSAEIINADVRRLTQSIRSPQLDKIKIDDPEHQKFCQEGFPVQFEDLYIIHAGKVDQRNSYHDSGHIWPVGYKSCWHDQITGSVFVSDVLEGGDDGPLFKVQRYPCTEQYIPSCSTVVCKRSESDNSISEANDEEYTSMQMLLTEHAPPCLDDNLLSGTPAFKDPSCQEVNRKTSSDWHPQRSRNETSYCAGPGDCIGKFMVEGKSSSSVWEKVASTFLTACREAFKKTGVLQFWCGHNVDRSYFKAIKNADLLSKFSRSCGPVNIPHSFESIEDFNASSEMLKKWLQQDRFGLDLEFVQELLEQLPEVRNCPGYIFLDKRSPKSILQTVGTGFLVAKRMSDAPVKKKSTTFIKTCEARKKKAIEDFEIRARRPLGKPFCSKLPVKLIGDVLQVWEFSRRFSDVLGLEKPFSLQELECELINPWLDNPPPPQKLANGTQDVVDANSYRNHMINNHAKSSCSNYFPVVAEKFLACMGTHGNCTGVILTNAHTSLLSTLISELLIKVAPHVDPNFDTGEFKSKRGKKKDSENSNIAKKAKIDALPINDLTWPELARRYVLAVLSMEGNLDCTEIISRESGRVFHCLQGDGGPLCGSLTGVAAMEADALLLAEASKKVYGSLKSKDDVLSIDQNESDASDALKIVADNDSEVPDWARVLEPVRKLPTNVGARIRRLVHEALEKNPPEWAKKILLYSISKEVYKGNASGPTKRAVVSVLDDSRCEKPQQKPEKKEIGKTPAIALSDLLMKQCRLVLRRVTAADEKKVFCNLLGRTFLISNDNDDKGCLGYPAMVSRPLDFRTIDLRLAAGSYNGSHEAFFEDVQEVWYNIRMAYGSQPKLTGLAETLFRKFEEMYEEEVLVLVNKTRKHANPDSLNEKAKELEDMVAHATETSLPKAPWDEEVCKVCGMDRDDDSVLLCDSCDSEYHTYCLNPPLVRIPEGNWYCPSCLAGKPTYHGASYGTRVSSLCRRRYQKDLTNRYLDELADLANAMEVKEYWDLNLEQRIFLIKLLTDEILNSATMRDHIDRSVSGSSDLQQKIRATTSEWNALNSCADNGSMLSEAPDGEPSNFPENMISNLQKSIATLESELLKVQVRKEPLGRDSDGRLYWVFSSIGTSLQQADLQDHRTTTQSSSNMRNTVLVVGSPSSSREISFSNIFPAEEIKHAPVSSDWSCYQSDSEIQELIGWLRETVATEKELKDSISHWHQIKLHDTNVAKSHIQHEMQPTPLNSTINGKPLDTDSPVTNAWTALEKKFGPCLKIQATDNSNEQGYKAETSFQGRICRCKCLELLWASKQHCFSCHQTFSTREDLDKHNDGACSMSLGFRESNMDSSKRKRMRSEPLLENSSDLRTVKAFKGEKQKAASCFDEKTHPECPFTLEEIITKFVIKDPVKEVVKDIGLISSAGQVSFVSQRAAYPDHPVLSLVPIDPSDSSSKLANQKIVSKRRVNTVIGTKTGHSSSTFRWPDKGMEQEPVKGGRPNSKCMSERDPLSATKNMLRGGKWAVYRESSERPIRGRLCGILCRLKSYLLDMDAALPEEALRPSRTNFEKRRLWRGFVKSAESIYEMNQAITVLEDAIKTAYLRKDWWYWSSPSAMAKICTISALALRIYALDAAIIYEKNIPTEDLGDVCRLGKVSPSTSVLPKSDKSDSPDLPKLRSRSNKRRKA